A genomic segment from Nocardia cyriacigeorgica GUH-2 encodes:
- a CDS encoding MbtH family protein produces MTNPFDDDNARFYVLINDEGEHSMWPTFATVPGGWTIAHGPTTRKACLDYVEAHWLDMRPKSLVRAMAVEAN; encoded by the coding sequence ATGACCAACCCGTTCGACGACGACAACGCCCGGTTCTACGTCCTCATCAACGACGAAGGCGAACACTCCATGTGGCCCACCTTCGCCACCGTCCCCGGCGGCTGGACCATCGCTCACGGCCCCACCACCCGCAAGGCGTGCCTGGACTACGTCGAAGCGCACTGGCTCGATATGCGCCCGAAATCGCTGGTCCGGGCCATGGCGGTCGAAGCGAACTGA